From a single Okeanomitos corallinicola TIOX110 genomic region:
- the kdpA gene encoding potassium-transporting ATPase subunit KdpA — translation MGQGFLQIVLTLCIVITITPRLGGYIARVFLGESTILDPIMNPIEKIIYLIGGVAKEEEMTVWQYIRALISSNLIMGISVYLIIAFQGMLPGNPNNLGMPTWDLVLHTTVSFLTNTDQQHYIGETTLSYFSQIAALGFLMFTSAGTGLAVGIAFIRGLTGRKLGNFYVDITSAITRILLPLSVIGAIALIALGVPQTLQGTLVIQSLEGVNQYIARGPIAGFEMIKLLGNNGGGFFAANSAHPFENPNGATNLIEIIAMMAIPASLIYTYGVFANNRKQSWLLFWMVFIIFAILIWIAAMGELQGNPIINQALNTSLPNLEGKEVRFGWAETALWAVTTTATMSGAVNGMYDSLMPQGIFSGLFNLFVQIIWGGQGTGTAYLFIYLMVTVFVTGLMVGRTPEIFGRKIEQREIFLVSIILLTHPIIVLVPSAIALAYPISLSGISNPGFHGISQVAYEYASAAANNGSGLEGLKDNTVWWNLSTSFTILAGRYVPIIAMLLLADSMSGKITVPQTRGTLKTDSLLFTVVAASITIVLAFLTFFPVLALGPIAEGFKLASGN, via the coding sequence ATGGGACAAGGTTTTTTACAAATTGTTTTAACATTGTGTATTGTGATAACTATTACTCCAAGATTAGGAGGATACATAGCTCGTGTCTTTTTAGGAGAAAGTACAATACTTGATCCGATTATGAATCCCATAGAGAAAATCATATATTTAATCGGGGGCGTTGCCAAAGAAGAAGAGATGACAGTTTGGCAATATATTCGGGCATTAATCAGCAGTAACCTAATTATGGGGATTTCTGTTTATTTAATAATTGCTTTTCAAGGAATGCTACCGGGGAATCCTAATAACTTGGGTATGCCTACATGGGATCTAGTTTTACATACCACAGTTTCTTTTTTAACTAATACTGATCAACAGCATTATATAGGAGAAACAACTTTAAGTTATTTTAGCCAAATAGCAGCTTTAGGGTTTTTAATGTTTACTTCCGCTGGCACAGGTTTAGCAGTGGGAATTGCATTTATTCGAGGTTTAACTGGTAGAAAATTAGGTAATTTTTATGTTGATATTACCAGTGCAATTACTAGGATATTATTACCTCTTTCTGTGATTGGGGCGATCGCTCTCATCGCTTTAGGTGTACCACAAACATTACAAGGAACATTGGTAATCCAAAGCTTAGAAGGAGTAAATCAGTACATTGCCAGAGGTCCAATAGCTGGTTTTGAAATGATTAAACTACTAGGTAATAACGGTGGTGGCTTTTTTGCTGCTAACTCCGCCCATCCTTTTGAAAATCCCAATGGTGCGACTAATTTAATAGAAATCATCGCCATGATGGCAATTCCGGCATCCTTAATATATACATACGGTGTATTTGCTAATAACCGCAAACAAAGTTGGTTACTATTTTGGATGGTATTTATAATTTTTGCGATCTTAATTTGGATAGCAGCCATGGGTGAACTGCAAGGAAACCCAATTATCAACCAAGCCTTAAACACTTCACTCCCAAATTTAGAAGGAAAAGAAGTCAGGTTTGGCTGGGCAGAAACAGCATTATGGGCAGTCACAACCACCGCTACCATGTCCGGTGCAGTGAATGGAATGTATGATTCCTTGATGCCTCAAGGCATATTTTCTGGTTTATTTAACCTATTTGTACAGATTATTTGGGGAGGACAGGGAACAGGAACAGCCTACCTATTCATTTATCTGATGGTCACAGTATTTGTAACTGGATTAATGGTAGGACGCACCCCGGAAATTTTTGGACGTAAAATCGAACAAAGAGAAATATTTCTTGTCAGCATTATTTTACTGACTCACCCGATCATAGTTTTAGTACCTAGTGCGATCGCCCTAGCCTATCCTATTTCCCTCTCAGGAATAAGTAACCCCGGTTTTCATGGTATTTCCCAAGTAGCCTATGAATATGCTTCCGCCGCAGCTAACAATGGTTCTGGCTTAGAAGGTTTAAAAGACAACACCGTTTGGTGGAATTTGAGTACCAGTTTCACCATCCTCGCCGGGCGTTATGTACCCATTATTGCCATGCTTCTTCTAGCTGATAGTATGTCTGGCAAAATCACAGTTCCCCAAACTCGTGGTACTCTCAAAACCGACTCTTTGTTATTTACTGTCGTGGCCGCAAGTATAACCATCGTTTTAGCTTTTCTCACCTTTTTCCCAGTCTTAGCTTTAGGACCCATCGCCGAAGGTTTTAAACTAGCCTCTGGGAATTAG
- the priA gene encoding primosomal protein N' has protein sequence MYIQDINLSSLFVAEPGELYQSKINLNQWIEVLVDCPGSTDLYTYKLPEQLEIKPGDILTVPFGSQQVGAIAIRFLSQLPENLTPEQIREVEDVVSKSFFPSSYWQLLNRIAAYYYTPLIKVIRVALPPGLLGRSQRRLRLTPLGKNQDVSSNTAVFMSPTAQQVIQLLQKTPSGDYSYYYIQQKIKSAYRGTRELIRLGLAENYLEPPKINQPKLQKAVTLLDNNEEDLTPRQKEIIEVLKRQGGELWQTELLQTCSTSTSTLKALEKKGYVVIEEREKLRREQNPSVAGDQAKSLTAAQSQALETIKTLNQFTQVLLHGVTGSGKTEVYLQAIAPLLNQGQSALVLVPEIGLTPQLTDRFRARFGNKVQVYHSALADGERYDTWRQMFTGEPQVVIGTRSAIFAPLPNLGIIILDEEHDSSFKQDAPIPTYHARTVAQWRAELENCPLILGSATPSLESWVSVRNPETPPPSPLPASDEGGQEHIYISLPERINSKPLPPVEIVDMRHELKAGNRSIFSRSLQTALEELKANKQQGILFIHRRGHSTFVSCRSCGYVLECPNCDVSLAYHHVEAGAAELLRCHYCNYGRSHPPHCPECSSPYLKFFGSGTQRVSQELNRQFPHLKLIRFDSDTTRNKGAHRNLITKFANGEADLLVGTQMLTKGLDLPQVTLVGVVAADGLLHLSDYRANERTFQTLTQVAGRAGRGEDPGRVIIQTYTPEHPVIEAVKTHDYQSFCDAELAEREALNYPPFGRLILLRLSSLDPIQVQNTAQIIATNFSEQTGFEILGPAPASILRVANRYRWQILLKFAPDALPNLPDWGEIRALCPASVSLTIDVDPINIM, from the coding sequence ATGTATATTCAGGATATAAATTTATCTTCTTTATTTGTCGCTGAACCAGGAGAGTTATACCAGTCAAAAATAAATCTTAATCAATGGATTGAAGTATTAGTAGATTGTCCAGGAAGTACGGATTTATATACATACAAATTACCAGAACAGTTAGAAATAAAACCAGGGGATATTTTGACAGTTCCCTTTGGATCACAACAGGTAGGAGCGATTGCAATTAGGTTTTTATCTCAACTTCCAGAAAATTTAACACCAGAACAAATTCGGGAAGTAGAAGATGTTGTTAGTAAAAGTTTTTTTCCTAGCAGCTATTGGCAATTACTTAACCGGATTGCTGCTTATTACTATACGCCCCTAATTAAAGTCATTCGGGTAGCTTTACCACCTGGTTTATTGGGGCGATCGCAACGTCGTCTGCGTTTAACACCCCTGGGAAAAAACCAAGATGTTTCCAGTAATACGGCTGTTTTCATGTCACCAACCGCCCAACAAGTGATCCAACTTTTACAAAAAACCCCCAGTGGTGACTATAGTTATTATTACATTCAACAAAAAATTAAATCTGCTTATAGAGGAACTCGTGAATTAATTCGCTTAGGATTAGCAGAAAATTACCTAGAACCACCAAAAATAAATCAACCCAAACTCCAAAAAGCAGTCACATTATTAGATAACAACGAAGAAGATTTAACACCCCGGCAAAAAGAAATTATCGAAGTTTTAAAACGACAAGGTGGAGAACTATGGCAAACAGAATTATTACAAACTTGTAGCACCAGTACATCTACTTTAAAAGCCTTAGAAAAAAAAGGTTATGTAGTAATTGAAGAACGGGAAAAATTACGCAGAGAACAAAACCCCTCCGTAGCTGGGGATCAAGCCAAATCTTTAACAGCAGCCCAAAGCCAAGCCTTAGAAACCATCAAAACATTAAATCAATTTACCCAAGTTTTATTACATGGAGTCACAGGTTCAGGAAAAACCGAAGTATACCTCCAGGCGATCGCCCCCCTCCTCAACCAAGGCCAATCGGCATTAGTATTAGTCCCAGAAATTGGACTCACACCCCAACTCACAGATAGATTTCGCGCCCGTTTCGGCAACAAAGTCCAGGTTTATCACAGCGCCCTTGCCGATGGTGAACGCTACGACACCTGGCGACAAATGTTTACCGGAGAACCCCAGGTAGTTATAGGAACACGCAGTGCCATATTTGCCCCCTTACCCAACTTAGGCATCATCATCCTCGACGAAGAACACGACAGCAGCTTTAAACAAGATGCACCCATCCCCACCTACCACGCTCGTACAGTTGCCCAATGGCGTGCAGAATTAGAAAATTGCCCCCTCATTTTAGGTTCTGCTACCCCCTCGTTAGAAAGTTGGGTGAGTGTGAGAAACCCGGAAACCCCACCCCCTAGCCCCCTCCCCGCAAGCGATGAGGGGGGACAAGAACATATTTATATTTCACTTCCAGAACGCATCAACTCCAAACCTTTACCACCTGTAGAAATAGTGGATATGCGCCATGAGTTGAAAGCAGGAAATAGATCGATATTTAGTAGATCCTTACAAACAGCTTTAGAAGAGTTAAAAGCAAACAAACAACAGGGAATATTATTTATTCATCGTCGCGGACATAGCACCTTTGTTTCCTGTCGTAGTTGTGGTTATGTGTTGGAATGTCCCAACTGTGATGTGTCCTTAGCCTATCATCATGTAGAAGCAGGAGCAGCCGAACTATTAAGATGTCATTATTGTAATTATGGGCGATCGCATCCTCCCCACTGCCCCGAATGTAGTTCACCTTACCTCAAATTTTTCGGTAGTGGTACACAAAGAGTCTCTCAAGAACTTAACCGTCAATTCCCTCACCTAAAATTAATTCGGTTTGACAGCGACACCACCCGCAACAAAGGCGCACACCGTAACCTGATCACCAAATTTGCCAACGGTGAAGCCGACTTATTAGTAGGAACACAAATGCTCACCAAAGGTTTAGACTTACCCCAAGTTACCTTAGTGGGAGTAGTTGCCGCTGACGGATTACTGCATTTATCAGACTATCGTGCCAATGAACGGACATTTCAAACCCTCACCCAAGTTGCTGGGAGGGCAGGAAGAGGAGAAGATCCAGGGAGAGTAATTATTCAAACCTACACCCCAGAACACCCAGTCATTGAAGCCGTCAAAACCCATGACTATCAATCTTTTTGTGATGCAGAATTAGCAGAACGGGAAGCTCTTAATTATCCACCCTTTGGTAGATTAATCTTATTACGTTTGAGTAGCCTTGATCCCATTCAAGTCCAGAATACAGCCCAAATCATCGCTACAAATTTCAGTGAACAAACAGGGTTTGAAATATTAGGTCCAGCACCCGCTAGTATTTTACGAGTAGCTAACCGTTATCGCTGGCAAATATTATTAAAGTTTGCTCCTGATGCACTGCCGAATTTACCAGACTGGGGAGAAATCAGAGCGCTTTGTCCTGCTTCAGTTAGTTTAACGATTGACGTAGATCCAATTAACATCATGTAA
- a CDS encoding GNAT family N-acetyltransferase, with protein MTSQTNLIIRFAEPNDSDALFALIQGLAEYEKLSAAVTGNAEALKDHLFGDTKYIEAIVAEVAGQAVGFALFFHNYSTFLTKPGIYLEDLFVLPDYRRQGIGKALLNKLAKIAVERNCGRLEWSVLDWNVSAQEFYRSMGADILEDWRICRVSEAAISELANK; from the coding sequence ATGACTTCTCAAACTAATTTAATTATCCGTTTTGCAGAACCAAATGATAGTGATGCTTTGTTTGCATTGATTCAAGGATTGGCAGAATATGAAAAACTATCTGCTGCTGTTACTGGTAATGCTGAAGCTTTAAAAGATCATTTATTCGGTGATACAAAATATATAGAGGCAATTGTAGCTGAAGTTGCAGGTCAAGCGGTAGGTTTTGCTTTATTTTTTCATAATTATTCTACCTTTTTAACTAAGCCAGGAATTTATTTAGAAGATTTATTTGTTCTCCCAGATTATCGCCGTCAAGGTATTGGTAAAGCACTACTGAATAAGTTAGCAAAAATAGCTGTAGAACGCAATTGTGGACGCTTAGAATGGAGTGTTTTAGATTGGAATGTTTCTGCCCAGGAATTTTACCGCAGTATGGGTGCAGATATTTTAGAAGATTGGCGGATTTGTCGGGTGAGTGAAGCAGCTATCAGTGAGTTGGCAAATAAATAA
- a CDS encoding RpoD/SigA family RNA polymerase sigma factor, with product MYQTKQKSRKETMNIAELGKMETLDNAADHEEPSLDSLDAVVFEDSSITENLDSETKDGDQMAAARPSGYNKTEHDDAVGAFFKEMARYPLLKAEEEVELARRVKFLEDVKDLQASLEAELGNTPSKSELAARFDLTEKQLESRLYQGRVAKRKMIRSNLRLVVSIAKRYLNRGVPFLDLIQEGAMGLNRATEKFDPDKGYKFSTYAYWWIRQAITRAIANDARTIRLPIHIVEKLNKLKKAQRELKQKFARNPTETEMAEYLEISVQQLRQLQQLRRQALSLNHRVGKEEDTELMDLLEDEDNQSPEAKMNENMMRQEIWEVLGDVLTPREKDVISLRYGLTTSEPCTLEEVGNMFNLSRERVRQIQSKAMRKLRRPHIAKRLKGWLI from the coding sequence ATGTACCAAACAAAGCAAAAATCCCGAAAGGAAACTATGAATATTGCTGAATTGGGAAAAATGGAAACACTCGATAATGCTGCTGATCATGAAGAACCATCACTTGATAGTTTAGATGCAGTAGTATTTGAAGACTCTTCAATTACCGAAAATTTGGACTCAGAAACGAAAGACGGGGATCAAATGGCCGCTGCTCGTCCTTCGGGATACAATAAAACCGAACATGATGATGCTGTGGGCGCGTTTTTTAAGGAAATGGCGCGTTATCCTCTGCTCAAGGCGGAAGAAGAAGTAGAATTAGCTCGTCGGGTGAAGTTTTTGGAAGATGTCAAAGATCTACAAGCATCTCTAGAAGCTGAACTGGGAAACACTCCTAGTAAAAGTGAACTAGCAGCTAGATTTGATCTGACAGAAAAACAATTAGAAAGCCGATTATATCAAGGAAGGGTAGCAAAGCGGAAAATGATCCGCTCAAATTTGCGGTTAGTAGTTTCTATTGCTAAACGATATCTAAACCGGGGCGTTCCTTTCTTAGATTTAATTCAAGAAGGGGCTATGGGGTTAAATCGCGCTACAGAAAAGTTTGATCCCGATAAAGGCTATAAATTTTCAACTTATGCTTATTGGTGGATACGTCAAGCTATTACACGAGCGATCGCCAATGATGCTCGCACTATCCGTCTACCTATTCACATTGTTGAAAAACTCAACAAACTGAAAAAAGCCCAGCGAGAACTTAAACAAAAATTCGCTCGCAACCCAACAGAAACGGAAATGGCTGAATATCTAGAAATTAGTGTTCAGCAACTGCGTCAACTACAACAACTGCGTCGTCAAGCATTATCTTTAAACCACCGTGTTGGTAAGGAAGAAGACACGGAATTAATGGACTTGTTGGAGGATGAGGATAACCAATCTCCAGAAGCAAAAATGAATGAAAACATGATGCGTCAGGAGATATGGGAAGTTTTAGGTGATGTCCTCACCCCCAGGGAAAAAGATGTCATTTCTTTACGCTATGGACTTACAACTAGCGAACCTTGCACTCTCGAAGAAGTGGGTAATATGTTTAACCTCTCCCGTGAACGAGTGCGACAAATTCAAAGTAAAGCCATGCGCAAGTTACGCCGTCCCCATATCGCTAAACGTTTAAAGGGTTGGTTAATTTAA